In a genomic window of Methanoregula sp. UBA64:
- a CDS encoding PD-(D/E)XK nuclease family protein, with the protein MEQIPGPQSVSHEYGLPGEHLDTVIERYLSASKTDPFSTWILVPTRRLAGCIADELARRASPIIPSHICTIEGFCHALFIENRTTERFLQRSEARMLLAQIVEEKRAEVPFFITRDHPAPGTIDDLMTFMNVTLNRNVPFPECLLELQGEKIRQLDTIITAYRDALHERDLADDDTLLPWTIDFLYRTKSSPLGTVFVYGFYEPLPLEEELFGAIRERSFAAHFFIPHGLDRNIFRNGPAVLLSGEPAQQTRQITGLFSETGSLGAPGFFRVQTFPTRYAEIYAVAAEIARLNEEGTPLSDIAVVCPDLRENLALVEEVFAESGIPWNAAVSHTMARSPVIRFLTGITGLAAGGYAREDMVRLIQSPYFRKKRVPGGSVSLNASEVDLVSRYARIDGPRPDWEKALGRLHEQVADPERATNYPGISLPAVERVQEGIRILIAGLETLTGKKNLRDHIRAFDTFLDAWEIPFLSGAPDEGAGEKEKTACTQFRLRVNALATAAWTDAGRIVGPDEFSRLVAAIAEEPDESGLPDLPGVTLLGPRECPHMKFPVVFVCGLTEGTFPRLTTRLPFTNTLENKRMGTRTLSEILREEQYYFIAALLLAKKTLYLSAPLADGEKPLLTSAFFERVRMRTGECPWPVPSGTLSFASRRTAAVRAGAEIRTGRLTAACRLIPAPLAPDDLVERVNMEGYHRQGGCSTPYDGILSGYDPILAILSGRYGADHVWSPTNLELYAGCPFAYFCRRVIGLEALPDVEPDLSAADRGSAIHEVLSTFYRQWRGLGQTKVTPAMLADATDLILRIAQESLDRYNFSSPLWDATRILMLGDKGNGPGYFERFLSCETQEADSPLVPSCFEFSFGMGPGGEAEPGSPAPVELTSPDGTHRMLVRGRIDRIDQAPDGSFLIYDYKSGAQHPKTKDIEEGTALQLPLYLLAYEKITGGRGIAGGYYTIRRDIARSIVLADAAAKDMMISRPRVSADFSGLLHHSLDCSFSYLDGIRGGRFPLPDREACPNSYCEFRRICRFDPYRVLSCNGGVPT; encoded by the coding sequence ATGGAACAGATCCCCGGCCCGCAGTCAGTTTCTCATGAGTACGGTCTGCCCGGGGAGCACCTTGATACGGTCATCGAACGGTACCTGTCGGCATCAAAAACCGATCCGTTCTCCACCTGGATCCTTGTCCCTACCCGGCGGCTGGCCGGGTGTATCGCGGACGAACTTGCCCGGCGCGCAAGCCCCATCATTCCTTCGCACATCTGCACCATCGAAGGTTTCTGCCATGCGCTCTTTATAGAAAACCGGACAACCGAACGGTTCCTGCAAAGAAGCGAGGCCCGGATGCTCCTCGCACAGATTGTTGAAGAGAAGAGGGCAGAGGTTCCCTTTTTTATTACCCGGGATCACCCGGCACCGGGTACGATCGATGACCTTATGACATTCATGAATGTCACGCTGAACCGGAACGTCCCGTTCCCGGAATGCCTCCTTGAACTCCAGGGAGAAAAGATCCGGCAGCTTGACACGATCATCACGGCATACCGGGACGCCCTTCATGAGCGGGACCTTGCTGATGACGATACGCTTCTTCCATGGACGATCGATTTCCTGTACCGGACAAAATCGTCCCCGCTCGGGACGGTCTTTGTATACGGGTTTTACGAGCCCCTCCCTCTTGAAGAAGAGCTCTTTGGGGCAATCCGGGAGCGGTCTTTTGCAGCACATTTTTTTATTCCCCATGGTCTTGACCGGAATATTTTCCGCAACGGTCCTGCCGTTTTACTTTCCGGGGAACCTGCACAACAAACACGGCAGATCACCGGTCTCTTCTCGGAAACGGGTTCTCTTGGGGCGCCCGGGTTTTTCCGGGTGCAGACGTTTCCCACCCGGTATGCCGAGATATATGCAGTCGCAGCGGAGATTGCCCGGCTGAACGAAGAGGGAACGCCCCTTTCGGATATCGCGGTGGTCTGCCCGGATCTCCGGGAAAACCTTGCGCTTGTCGAAGAGGTATTTGCCGAATCCGGGATCCCCTGGAATGCGGCAGTCAGCCACACGATGGCCCGATCGCCCGTGATCCGGTTCCTGACCGGCATTACCGGCCTTGCGGCTGGAGGGTATGCCCGCGAGGATATGGTCCGGCTGATTCAGAGCCCGTATTTCCGGAAAAAACGCGTGCCCGGCGGTTCTGTCAGTCTCAATGCATCGGAAGTGGACCTGGTCTCGCGGTACGCACGCATCGATGGTCCCCGCCCCGACTGGGAGAAAGCGCTTGGCCGGCTCCATGAGCAGGTTGCGGATCCAGAGCGGGCAACGAACTACCCTGGCATATCGCTGCCTGCTGTTGAACGCGTACAGGAAGGGATCCGGATCCTGATTGCCGGTCTCGAAACCCTTACCGGAAAGAAAAACCTGCGCGATCATATCCGCGCCTTCGATACGTTCCTTGATGCATGGGAGATTCCGTTTTTGTCCGGAGCACCCGATGAAGGCGCCGGAGAGAAGGAGAAAACGGCCTGCACACAATTCCGGTTGCGCGTGAATGCCCTTGCCACGGCTGCCTGGACAGATGCCGGCAGGATTGTCGGCCCGGACGAATTTTCGCGGCTTGTTGCGGCCATTGCCGAAGAGCCGGATGAGAGCGGTCTTCCTGATCTTCCGGGGGTTACCCTTCTTGGTCCCCGCGAATGCCCGCACATGAAATTTCCGGTTGTGTTTGTCTGCGGTCTTACCGAAGGCACGTTTCCCCGGCTCACCACCCGGCTTCCTTTCACCAACACGCTTGAGAACAAGCGGATGGGGACCCGCACGCTCTCGGAGATCCTCCGGGAGGAACAGTACTATTTCATCGCGGCCCTTCTTCTGGCAAAAAAGACCCTGTACCTCAGCGCCCCGCTTGCCGATGGCGAAAAACCGCTCCTGACCTCGGCATTTTTCGAACGGGTCCGGATGCGGACCGGGGAGTGCCCGTGGCCTGTACCGTCCGGCACGCTCTCTTTTGCATCCCGGCGTACAGCAGCCGTCCGGGCCGGCGCGGAGATCCGTACAGGAAGACTCACGGCTGCATGCAGACTTATCCCTGCACCGCTTGCTCCTGACGATCTTGTGGAACGCGTGAACATGGAAGGGTATCACCGGCAGGGCGGTTGCAGCACACCTTACGATGGCATCCTTTCCGGGTACGATCCAATCCTTGCGATCCTGTCAGGAAGGTACGGTGCGGATCATGTCTGGTCCCCGACAAACCTCGAACTGTACGCCGGCTGTCCCTTTGCCTATTTCTGCCGCCGGGTGATCGGACTTGAGGCGCTGCCCGATGTGGAGCCCGACCTCTCCGCAGCCGACCGGGGGAGCGCCATCCACGAGGTCCTGAGCACGTTTTACCGGCAGTGGCGGGGTCTCGGGCAGACAAAGGTCACCCCGGCAATGCTTGCAGATGCAACCGACCTGATCCTCCGCATTGCACAGGAATCGCTCGACCGGTATAATTTTAGTAGCCCCCTCTGGGATGCCACCCGGATCCTGATGCTTGGCGACAAAGGAAACGGTCCCGGGTATTTCGAACGGTTCCTTTCCTGCGAGACACAAGAGGCAGACTCCCCGCTTGTCCCGTCGTGTTTTGAATTTTCCTTTGGCATGGGACCTGGCGGGGAGGCCGAGCCGGGATCCCCGGCACCCGTGGAACTCACGTCTCCCGACGGGACGCACCGGATGCTTGTCCGCGGCCGGATCGATCGGATCGATCAGGCCCCTGACGGCAGTTTCCTGATCTATGATTACAAATCCGGCGCGCAGCATCCAAAGACAAAGGATATCGAAGAGGGAACGGCGCTCCAGCTGCCGCTGTACCTGCTCGCGTACGAAAAAATTACCGGCGGCCGTGGCATTGCCGGGGGATATTACACGATCCGGCGGGATATTGCCCGAAGCATCGTGCTTGCGGATGCCGCCGCAAAGGACATGATGATCTCCCGGCCCCGGGTCTCTGCGGATTTTTCCGGCCTGCTGCACCATTCGCTTGACTGCTCCTTTTCCTACCTTGACGGGATCCGGGGCGGGCGTTTCCCTCTCCCGGACCGGGAAGCGTGCCCGAACAGCTACTGCGAATTCCGGCGGATCTGCCGGTTCGATCCCTACCGCGTCCTTTCCTGCAACGGAGGAGTCCCGACATGA
- a CDS encoding UvrD-helicase domain-containing protein yields MTATGRQNDAITHHDRSMVVTAGAGTGKTYVLVRKYIDLLMSRGIAVPEILALTFTDKAAAEMKERIRKEILIHEGPQWEKAAEDFMIAPVQTFHSFCAQVLREFPIEAGLEPGFVVLDEQQVSRIHAQACEDLFHTRQEGPAHDALVRVLSITDQYTLRSILASLYERREQYAQFFAALDADETGVITVWKEETGRIRDAEIAALRGDPSFSASLKQLLGLAREYTGSEDRAAQFLAEIQPLLATLAETSDTAEFCAVALELERKRPGNIGSKKNWRGNDLDLYRKSRKDLNGILERKLSLFRLTVDPSDPVIAGSVRFLHDLSRVFSRYSALVGNGKAVLGGLDFSDLILRARHLFLSNGTLVTTHFLRRYRYILVDEFQDTDISQFDIILAVIGTPTPETDCLFIVGDPKQSIYLFRDADVTRFKAAQELIETVCRGKKIALDTSFRSTKEVVGLANILFSRLLASAEKAWEFGYEPVKISADRAGHDGSVELLLSPGGENAGETKRIEAEMLAKKIHSMVNARPLTVYAEQPDHTFVPRPARYGDIAILLEQRTNLSAYLTALENYGIPFYVHGGTGFYHRQEVYDLFGILSFLECPHDNVSLAGVLRSPYCGLSDAELFFVAQERGRTLFEKLKGYAEHDFRAAGVLKRLTSWQQYAGRTGLVALLRRILAESGVYTVYAALPEGEQILANIEKLVAMARAREESGKYAPGDFTADLRTAMDDDEREGEAPLDALAENAVNIMTVHAAKGLEFPVVCVPDMGMSFKDRYPPIMIGDNPLMVGVKVPDPAHNFEMTGSAVLLALRELQKQKERAERKRLLYVALTRARDHLVMCGTVPEEPGLSYELARSRMDWITLALGITGDAVQAGGLTLALPDGTGRIRLTITTDPATIPAEAGRAEPELVVVPEECRGKTGTWEAPCYDPGPDRLKVTPVTDLEKGQGPARAHESGEHRYLPDISRGEDRGTIIHEVLRGRDAATVLKEFGADSGESVRQCEEIREKFFSSGLMKRAKRSFAELPFVIPWEGQPVTGKIDRLAELDDGSWAVIDYKSMAVVPEDYSAIAEEYRVSMAVYCEAARRLVPGKTVAGFLYFTETGEFWPVKS; encoded by the coding sequence ATGACTGCAACAGGGCGCCAGAACGATGCCATCACGCACCATGACCGGAGCATGGTGGTCACGGCAGGCGCTGGCACCGGCAAGACCTACGTGCTGGTCCGGAAATACATTGACCTCCTTATGTCCCGCGGTATTGCCGTGCCGGAGATCCTAGCCCTGACCTTTACCGACAAGGCCGCAGCGGAGATGAAGGAACGGATACGAAAGGAGATCCTCATCCATGAAGGCCCGCAGTGGGAGAAAGCGGCCGAGGACTTCATGATTGCTCCGGTCCAGACCTTCCATTCGTTCTGCGCACAGGTGCTCCGGGAATTTCCCATCGAGGCGGGACTGGAGCCGGGCTTTGTGGTCCTTGACGAGCAGCAGGTCTCCCGGATCCACGCACAGGCCTGCGAGGACCTGTTTCATACCCGGCAGGAAGGCCCGGCACACGATGCGCTCGTCCGCGTGCTCTCCATCACCGACCAGTATACGCTGCGGTCGATACTTGCCTCGCTCTACGAGCGGCGCGAGCAGTACGCGCAGTTTTTTGCTGCGCTGGACGCTGATGAAACCGGCGTCATTACGGTGTGGAAAGAGGAGACAGGCCGGATCCGGGATGCGGAGATCGCGGCACTCCGGGGCGATCCCTCGTTCTCTGCCAGCCTGAAACAATTGCTCGGCCTTGCCCGGGAGTATACAGGTTCAGAGGACCGGGCCGCACAGTTCCTTGCGGAGATCCAGCCCCTGCTTGCCACGCTTGCAGAGACTTCCGATACCGCAGAGTTCTGTGCGGTCGCGCTTGAACTGGAGAGAAAGAGACCCGGTAATATCGGGAGCAAAAAGAACTGGAGGGGAAACGATCTCGATCTCTATAGGAAATCCCGTAAGGATCTCAACGGGATCCTTGAGCGGAAACTTTCGCTCTTCCGGCTGACCGTGGATCCCTCGGATCCGGTGATTGCCGGGTCGGTCCGGTTCCTGCACGATCTCTCGCGGGTTTTTTCCCGGTACTCGGCGCTGGTCGGGAACGGGAAGGCGGTTCTTGGCGGTCTTGATTTCTCGGACCTGATCCTCCGCGCCCGGCACCTCTTCCTCTCCAACGGTACGCTCGTCACCACTCATTTCCTGCGGCGGTACCGCTATATCCTCGTTGACGAGTTCCAGGACACGGACATCTCGCAGTTCGACATCATCCTTGCCGTGATCGGGACGCCAACGCCAGAAACCGACTGCCTCTTTATTGTCGGGGACCCCAAGCAGTCGATCTATCTCTTCCGCGACGCCGACGTAACGCGGTTCAAGGCGGCGCAGGAGCTGATCGAGACCGTGTGCAGGGGCAAGAAGATCGCGCTCGATACCAGTTTTAGGAGCACAAAGGAAGTGGTAGGTCTTGCAAACATCCTCTTTTCCCGGCTGCTTGCCTCTGCGGAGAAGGCATGGGAGTTCGGGTACGAGCCGGTGAAGATTTCAGCGGACCGGGCCGGTCACGACGGGTCCGTTGAGCTGCTCCTTTCGCCCGGAGGAGAGAATGCCGGTGAGACAAAGAGGATCGAGGCGGAGATGCTGGCAAAGAAGATCCACAGCATGGTCAATGCCCGTCCGCTTACCGTGTATGCGGAGCAGCCGGATCATACGTTTGTCCCGCGCCCGGCCCGGTACGGCGACATTGCGATCCTGTTAGAGCAGCGCACGAACCTTTCCGCGTATCTTACGGCGCTGGAGAACTACGGTATTCCGTTCTATGTACACGGGGGTACCGGGTTCTACCACCGGCAGGAGGTGTACGATCTTTTCGGCATCCTTTCCTTCCTCGAATGCCCGCACGACAACGTGAGCCTTGCCGGTGTCCTCCGCTCCCCGTACTGCGGGCTCTCCGATGCAGAGCTTTTCTTTGTTGCGCAGGAGCGCGGGAGAACGCTCTTTGAAAAACTTAAAGGATATGCGGAGCACGATTTCCGGGCGGCAGGGGTGCTCAAGCGGCTGACCTCATGGCAGCAGTACGCCGGCCGGACCGGCCTTGTGGCGCTGCTGCGCCGGATCCTCGCAGAGTCCGGGGTATACACGGTATACGCGGCGCTGCCGGAGGGCGAACAGATCCTTGCCAATATCGAGAAACTCGTTGCTATGGCCCGGGCCCGGGAGGAGAGCGGGAAGTATGCTCCCGGCGATTTTACCGCGGATCTCCGGACTGCAATGGACGACGATGAGCGCGAGGGCGAGGCGCCGCTCGATGCGCTTGCGGAAAATGCGGTCAACATCATGACCGTGCACGCGGCAAAGGGACTGGAGTTTCCGGTTGTCTGCGTGCCGGACATGGGCATGTCCTTTAAGGACCGCTATCCTCCGATCATGATCGGCGACAACCCGCTGATGGTGGGGGTAAAGGTTCCCGACCCGGCACACAATTTCGAGATGACGGGAAGCGCCGTGCTCCTTGCGCTCCGCGAGCTCCAGAAGCAGAAAGAGCGGGCGGAGAGAAAGCGGCTCCTGTATGTTGCGCTGACCCGGGCCCGGGACCACCTGGTGATGTGCGGGACTGTACCGGAGGAGCCCGGTCTCTCGTACGAGCTTGCCCGTTCGCGGATGGACTGGATCACGCTGGCGCTCGGGATTACGGGCGATGCGGTGCAGGCCGGCGGGCTCACGCTTGCGCTGCCGGACGGGACCGGCCGGATCCGGCTTACGATCACCACGGACCCGGCCACGATCCCGGCCGAGGCCGGGCGGGCGGAACCGGAGCTTGTGGTTGTGCCGGAGGAATGCCGGGGGAAGACGGGGACCTGGGAAGCGCCATGCTATGATCCCGGGCCGGACCGTTTGAAGGTTACCCCGGTTACGGATCTGGAGAAGGGGCAGGGGCCGGCACGGGCCCATGAATCCGGAGAGCACCGGTACCTGCCCGATATTTCCCGCGGCGAGGACCGGGGCACGATCATCCACGAAGTGCTGCGGGGCCGGGATGCGGCGACCGTGCTCAAAGAGTTCGGCGCTGATTCCGGGGAATCTGTCCGGCAGTGCGAAGAGATCCGGGAAAAATTCTTTTCATCCGGTCTGATGAAGCGGGCGAAGCGTTCGTTTGCCGAGCTGCCATTTGTGATCCCGTGGGAAGGGCAGCCCGTTACCGGCAAGATCGACCGGCTCGCAGAGCTCGATGACGGTTCCTGGGCCGTGATCGATTACAAGAGCATGGCTGTCGTGCCGGAAGATTATTCGGCGATCGCGGAAGAGTACCGGGTCTCGATGGCGGTGTACTGCGAAGCGGCACGAAGGCTGGTACCCGGGAAAACAGTAGCCGGGTTTTTGTATTTCACGGAGACCGGGGAATTTTGGCCGGTGAAGTCCTGA
- a CDS encoding AAA family ATPase, which produces MITRIKHITNYRIFQDFRWGSDLDDFKKYNLIYGWNGSGKTTLSKFFRQIELRETYPDCEDFAIITENGPITDENIAKSTLSIKVFNQDFIKENIFTESGEITPIFYLGQEDIAVKKNIDDLKKQLAAISDNIEKTRTNAEKQEKVFEQFSSERAKEIKTFLRSSGEHKYNTYNKNDFKNRCNILQKSGCAEKKLSPVEIEELRSTLSSKPKEEIVPILFDFPEIQELEAKVQKTLTTTVTAKVIERLNLDSNLNNWVNQGRSILKEKNLDLCPFCNQKLPPDFLTHLEDHFNKEYELAIRQIDSQILELESIKQKINLALPSKSDFYDEISRDYEKQKQLLLLEISKYSSFVDLLIVDLNNKRKNPYVKIISRYEIPQLKLNELANDINLLISGHNTKTQNFTNAIRIARVKFEDHFVAINLVKYAGFESALDKITRENSDLELKYGDISQQIISLEKKIVEHRTPAEEINAELKSYLGHEDLKFDLNGEGYCILRNGTLAEALSEGEKTAISFVYFLKTLHDKDFDFSHSVIVVDDPISSLDSNSLYNAFSFLKNRTENAQQLFVFTHNYSFFKEVKNWLITNKSRSEKSSMYMIKNYYVDSSRKAKLEPLDNLLKKYTSEYHYLFSLVYAQAHSSTHNLKEFYLLPNISRRLLESFFAFRYPSQIGNLGNQFTKSKISDEQKTRILRYADSNSHSDHIHMDNEGDLSYLEETPQVMQDILDLIKKDDETHFKEMVSLMSNNTASNL; this is translated from the coding sequence ATGATCACAAGGATAAAACACATAACGAATTATCGCATTTTTCAAGATTTTAGATGGGGAAGCGATTTAGATGATTTCAAAAAGTACAATTTAATATATGGATGGAATGGATCGGGAAAAACAACATTATCAAAATTTTTCCGCCAAATTGAATTAAGAGAAACATATCCAGATTGTGAAGATTTTGCAATCATTACAGAAAATGGTCCCATAACCGATGAAAATATAGCAAAATCCACATTGAGCATAAAAGTATTTAACCAGGATTTTATTAAGGAAAATATTTTCACAGAATCCGGGGAGATTACTCCGATTTTTTATTTGGGTCAAGAAGATATCGCAGTTAAGAAGAATATTGACGATTTAAAAAAACAACTTGCTGCAATATCTGATAATATAGAGAAAACCAGAACGAATGCTGAAAAACAAGAGAAGGTATTCGAACAATTTAGCTCTGAAAGAGCAAAAGAGATTAAAACATTTCTTCGTTCGTCTGGGGAACATAAATATAACACATATAACAAGAATGATTTTAAGAATCGATGCAATATTTTACAAAAATCCGGGTGTGCCGAAAAAAAATTATCTCCAGTGGAAATTGAGGAGTTACGATCCACACTCTCTTCGAAACCGAAAGAAGAGATAGTACCCATTCTATTTGATTTTCCCGAAATACAGGAACTTGAAGCAAAAGTTCAAAAAACTTTAACGACTACTGTAACAGCAAAAGTTATAGAGCGGCTTAATCTGGATAGTAATCTGAACAATTGGGTAAATCAAGGACGATCGATCCTAAAAGAAAAAAATTTGGATTTGTGTCCATTTTGTAATCAAAAATTGCCCCCTGATTTTTTAACACATCTGGAAGATCATTTTAATAAGGAATATGAATTAGCCATTCGGCAGATAGATAGTCAAATTTTGGAATTGGAATCAATAAAACAAAAGATAAACCTGGCGTTGCCGAGCAAATCCGATTTTTATGATGAGATCTCACGGGATTATGAAAAACAAAAACAATTACTTCTTTTAGAGATTTCAAAATATTCTTCGTTTGTCGATCTACTCATTGTAGATCTTAATAACAAACGCAAGAATCCCTATGTGAAAATTATAAGTAGATATGAGATTCCGCAATTAAAATTAAATGAATTAGCTAACGACATTAATTTATTGATTTCTGGGCACAATACAAAAACCCAAAATTTTACAAATGCTATACGTATTGCCCGAGTGAAATTTGAAGATCATTTCGTGGCCATTAATTTAGTAAAGTATGCGGGATTTGAATCGGCTCTTGATAAAATTACCCGGGAAAATAGTGACTTGGAATTAAAATATGGAGATATTAGTCAACAAATTATTAGCCTCGAAAAGAAAATTGTGGAACATCGAACTCCTGCTGAGGAAATTAATGCAGAGTTAAAGAGCTACCTTGGCCATGAAGATTTAAAATTTGATCTTAACGGTGAAGGCTACTGTATCTTACGTAATGGTACGCTCGCTGAAGCATTAAGCGAGGGTGAAAAAACTGCGATTTCATTTGTATATTTCTTAAAAACTCTTCATGATAAAGACTTTGACTTTAGTCATAGTGTGATAGTTGTTGATGATCCAATTTCAAGTTTAGATTCAAACTCCCTGTATAACGCATTTAGTTTCTTAAAAAATCGTACGGAAAATGCTCAACAATTATTTGTATTCACTCACAATTATTCGTTCTTTAAAGAGGTAAAAAATTGGCTAATTACTAACAAATCAAGATCCGAAAAATCAAGTATGTATATGATAAAAAATTATTATGTCGATAGCAGTAGAAAAGCAAAATTAGAACCCCTCGATAATCTCCTTAAGAAATACACCTCTGAATATCATTATCTTTTCAGTCTAGTCTATGCCCAAGCACATTCCAGCACCCATAATTTGAAAGAGTTTTATCTCCTTCCAAACATCTCAAGAAGACTATTAGAATCATTTTTCGCTTTTAGATATCCTTCACAAATTGGCAATCTCGGCAATCAATTTACCAAATCAAAAATTAGTGACGAACAAAAAACTCGGATATTAAGATACGCCGATTCAAATTCACATAGCGATCATATTCATATGGATAATGAAGGAGATTTATCATATCTTGAAGAAACCCCTCAAGTGATGCAAGATATATTAGATTTGATTAAAAAAGATGATGAAACGCATTTCAAAGAAATGGTTTCACTCATGAGTAATAATACTGCATCAAATCTTTGA
- a CDS encoding TerB N-terminal domain-containing protein — MGIFDFLKKKDPVHDEKIPLVPNESIHLAPSSSQSLVPFLGNLLIPENIRQLLWFGDGKFQNYNPEDDQKVLFENELFKITFSFQTEPSLIYTNMPVDFKSNCDTVEKLGYYPSYAQLNPQQRFVYLKWLCDITKPVDIGYVFIFYYGLERQLVLGKYSEAINTILTLRQYHKHPSFHAYSANALVMSAIIHKDKETLVKVLDLIDDTSYCSSVVLLGKYLMKLDLTADEIISISSAVGFTNKKYIKDYPDLFKKSLESNLIKEFGKNSYPIYQLKMQYPSQHIMSFANISFDQEIRSPLLPDMMHSPEFSSSINSLLTTTHNEVKQSLVEMRKSGSAPQPKSAEIDNSGPRPECPYCHNLLDKMPQSKKKCPTCKKEIIVRTDPIEKKKILLRDDQLEEFEKKLQEIRHHNAIQRILKNLNVDSTQFNQTKENFKLKTGRELTDNEVVLKIIDTVGYHHFKNLDMGLFRNTIHSKGDLFKSSGDLRNALIMYLEVCYIDLNGPNNCGSCKDEPELLKEYPPFDPNNSVDSFLAPGILDYIEQLSDELNLTKDQLKEIFFSHNLKVEKSKKLPLPVQDAWVRFETNLFDQ; from the coding sequence ATGGGGATATTCGACTTTCTCAAGAAAAAAGATCCTGTGCATGATGAGAAAATTCCACTAGTTCCCAATGAGAGTATACACCTTGCACCAAGTTCGTCTCAATCTCTGGTTCCTTTTCTTGGAAATTTGCTAATCCCTGAAAATATTCGTCAATTACTCTGGTTTGGCGACGGCAAATTTCAAAATTACAATCCAGAGGATGACCAAAAAGTGCTCTTTGAAAATGAATTGTTCAAGATAACTTTTTCTTTCCAAACGGAGCCAAGTCTGATTTATACAAATATGCCGGTTGATTTCAAATCAAACTGTGATACTGTCGAAAAACTTGGATATTACCCCTCATATGCGCAATTAAATCCCCAGCAAAGATTTGTTTATTTGAAGTGGCTCTGCGATATCACGAAACCGGTGGATATCGGATATGTTTTTATCTTTTATTATGGATTGGAGCGACAGTTGGTATTAGGAAAATATTCAGAAGCAATAAATACAATTTTAACTCTTCGTCAATACCATAAGCACCCGTCATTCCATGCATATTCTGCAAATGCACTCGTAATGTCTGCAATAATACATAAGGATAAAGAGACTCTCGTTAAAGTTCTGGATCTTATTGACGATACCAGTTATTGCAGTAGTGTAGTCCTTCTTGGTAAATACCTGATGAAGTTAGACTTAACCGCCGATGAAATCATTTCAATTAGTTCGGCGGTTGGTTTTACTAATAAAAAATATATCAAAGATTACCCTGATCTTTTCAAGAAATCTCTTGAATCGAACTTGATAAAGGAATTTGGAAAAAATTCATACCCGATCTATCAATTGAAAATGCAATATCCTTCGCAACATATCATGTCATTTGCAAATATTTCTTTTGATCAGGAGATTCGTTCACCGTTATTACCTGATATGATGCATAGTCCTGAATTTTCCTCATCAATTAATTCCCTCCTGACAACAACGCATAATGAGGTCAAGCAATCCTTGGTAGAAATGCGAAAATCGGGATCGGCTCCTCAACCAAAATCCGCTGAAATTGATAACTCCGGTCCAAGACCCGAATGTCCCTATTGCCACAATTTGTTGGATAAAATGCCTCAGTCGAAGAAAAAATGTCCCACATGTAAAAAAGAGATTATCGTTCGAACAGATCCCATTGAAAAAAAGAAGATCCTTTTGAGAGACGATCAACTCGAAGAATTTGAAAAGAAATTACAAGAAATCCGACACCATAATGCTATCCAACGAATTCTCAAGAATTTAAACGTGGATTCCACTCAATTCAACCAGACCAAAGAAAATTTTAAACTGAAAACCGGGAGGGAACTTACGGATAACGAGGTAGTGCTGAAAATTATTGATACTGTTGGTTATCACCATTTTAAAAATCTCGACATGGGATTATTCAGAAATACTATCCACTCCAAAGGAGATCTTTTCAAATCGTCCGGGGATTTACGAAATGCTCTGATTATGTACCTTGAAGTGTGTTACATTGACCTAAATGGCCCGAATAATTGTGGGAGTTGCAAAGATGAGCCGGAACTATTAAAAGAGTATCCGCCATTTGATCCGAATAATTCTGTTGACTCATTTCTCGCTCCCGGTATTTTGGATTACATTGAGCAATTATCTGATGAATTGAATCTCACAAAAGACCAACTTAAAGAGATATTTTTCAGTCATAATTTGAAAGTGGAAAAATCTAAAAAATTACCTTTGCCCGTTCAGGACGCTTGGGTCAGATTTGAAACAAACCTATTTGACCAATAA